One window from the genome of Perca flavescens isolate YP-PL-M2 chromosome 17, PFLA_1.0, whole genome shotgun sequence encodes:
- the LOC114571867 gene encoding TBC1 domain family member 12-like isoform X2 produces the protein MEYEEMVAGAKRREMKEAQRKKRQMKERHRQEDSISNAMVVWNNEILPHWDSMKGTRRVRDLWWQGLPPSVRGKVWSLAIGNELNITPELYEIFLSRAKEKWRSYSETSSVNDSESDGGASLADRESSLDLIKLDISRTFPSLFIFQKGGPYHDLLHSVLGAYTCYRPDIGYVQGMSFIAAVLILNLEEAEAFITFANLLNKPCQMAFFRVDHELMLKYFAAFEVFFEENLPRLFSHFQNNNLTPDLYLIDWIFTLYSKSLPLDVACRVWDVFCRDGEESLFRTGLGILRLFEDVLLQMDFIHIAQFLTRLPEDLQAHTLFTAMANTHMISRNRRWAQVSITLRVQGNISQ, from the exons atggaGTACGAGGAGATGGTTGCAGGAGCCAAGAGGagag agATGAAGGAAGCCCAGAGGAAGAAGCGTCAGATGAAGGAGCGGCACCGACAGGAGGACAGCATCTCCAACGCCATGGTCGTCTGGAACAACGAGATCCTGCCCCACTGGGACTCCAT GAAGGGAACGAGGCGGGTCAGGGATCTCTGGTGGCAGGGACTTCCTCCCAGTGTCCGAGGAAAAGTGTGGAGCCTCGCCATCGGCAATGAGCTCAACATCACACCAG aGCTGTATGAGATCTTCCTGTCCAGAGCCAAAGAGAAGTGGAGGAGTTACAGTGAAACCAGTTCAGTCAACGACAGTGAGAGTG ACGGAGGAGCGTCTCTGGCTGACAGAGAGTCCAGTCTGGATCTCATCAAGCTGGACATTTCCAGAaccttcccctctctcttcatctTCCAGAAG GGCGGCCCCTACCACGATCTCCTCCACAGCGTGCTGGGGGCTTACACCTGTTACCGACCTGACATTGGCTAC GTCCAGGGCATGTCGTTCATTGCTGCTGTGCTGATCCTCAACCTGGAGGAGGCCGAAGCCTTCATTACCTTCGCCAACCTGCTCAACAAACCCTGTCAGATGGCCTTCTTCAGAGTCGACCACGAACTG ATGTTGAAGTATTTCGCAGCCTTTGAGGTTTTCTTTGAGGAGAATCTGCCTCGACTCTTCAGCCACTTCCAAAACAACAACCTGACCCCCGACCTCTATCTGATCGACTG gATCTTCACTCTGTACAGTAAGTCTCTCCCTCTGGACGTGGCGTGTCGGGTGTGGGACGTCTTCTGCCGGGACGGGGAGGAGAGTTTGTTTCGGACCGGGCTCGGCATCCTGCGTCTTTTCGAGGACGTCCTGCTCCAGATGGACTTCATCCACATCGCCCAGTTCCTAACCCGGCTGCCGGAGGAcctgcaggcacacacactcttcaccGCCATGGCCAACACACACATGATCAGCAGGAACCGCCGCTGGGCTCAGGTCAGCATCACACTCCGAGTTCAGGGCAATATCAGTCAATGA
- the LOC114571867 gene encoding TBC1 domain family member 12-like isoform X1 → MEYEEMVAGAKRREMKEAQRKKRQMKERHRQEDSISNAMVVWNNEILPHWDSMKGTRRVRDLWWQGLPPSVRGKVWSLAIGNELNITPELYEIFLSRAKEKWRSYSETSSVNDSESDGGASLADRESSLDLIKLDISRTFPSLFIFQKGGPYHDLLHSVLGAYTCYRPDIGYVQGMSFIAAVLILNLEEAEAFITFANLLNKPCQMAFFRVDHELMLKYFAAFEVFFEENLPRLFSHFQNNNLTPDLYLIDWIFTLYSKSLPLDVACRVWDVFCRDGEESLFRTGLGILRLFEDVLLQMDFIHIAQFLTRLPEDLQAHTLFTAMANTHMISRNRRWAQVFSALMKDGNKETDKNTSPALRS, encoded by the exons atggaGTACGAGGAGATGGTTGCAGGAGCCAAGAGGagag agATGAAGGAAGCCCAGAGGAAGAAGCGTCAGATGAAGGAGCGGCACCGACAGGAGGACAGCATCTCCAACGCCATGGTCGTCTGGAACAACGAGATCCTGCCCCACTGGGACTCCAT GAAGGGAACGAGGCGGGTCAGGGATCTCTGGTGGCAGGGACTTCCTCCCAGTGTCCGAGGAAAAGTGTGGAGCCTCGCCATCGGCAATGAGCTCAACATCACACCAG aGCTGTATGAGATCTTCCTGTCCAGAGCCAAAGAGAAGTGGAGGAGTTACAGTGAAACCAGTTCAGTCAACGACAGTGAGAGTG ACGGAGGAGCGTCTCTGGCTGACAGAGAGTCCAGTCTGGATCTCATCAAGCTGGACATTTCCAGAaccttcccctctctcttcatctTCCAGAAG GGCGGCCCCTACCACGATCTCCTCCACAGCGTGCTGGGGGCTTACACCTGTTACCGACCTGACATTGGCTAC GTCCAGGGCATGTCGTTCATTGCTGCTGTGCTGATCCTCAACCTGGAGGAGGCCGAAGCCTTCATTACCTTCGCCAACCTGCTCAACAAACCCTGTCAGATGGCCTTCTTCAGAGTCGACCACGAACTG ATGTTGAAGTATTTCGCAGCCTTTGAGGTTTTCTTTGAGGAGAATCTGCCTCGACTCTTCAGCCACTTCCAAAACAACAACCTGACCCCCGACCTCTATCTGATCGACTG gATCTTCACTCTGTACAGTAAGTCTCTCCCTCTGGACGTGGCGTGTCGGGTGTGGGACGTCTTCTGCCGGGACGGGGAGGAGAGTTTGTTTCGGACCGGGCTCGGCATCCTGCGTCTTTTCGAGGACGTCCTGCTCCAGATGGACTTCATCCACATCGCCCAGTTCCTAACCCGGCTGCCGGAGGAcctgcaggcacacacactcttcaccGCCATGGCCAACACACACATGATCAGCAGGAACCGCCGCTGGGCTCAG GTGTTTTCCGCATTGATGAAGGATGGAAATAAAGAGACGGACAAAAACACCAGCCCGGCTCTGAGAAGCTAA